One Dioscorea cayenensis subsp. rotundata cultivar TDr96_F1 chromosome 19, TDr96_F1_v2_PseudoChromosome.rev07_lg8_w22 25.fasta, whole genome shotgun sequence genomic window, attgactgtcaatgagtaaaacccatgtgattggattgtggCGAGTTATGCtcgaatacaccaatcctaGTGATGTATATATGCCATATGCTAcaactattccatagtgttcaactagcactatttgtcaaagtatatgttaTACAAATCCTTACAAACCTTTAACGTCTAATTAAAGACTATCTgatttacaaattatttaagtgtataaataCCAAACCCTTATAAtgctcttctctttatcccaaaaaaagtagaaggtttaacttaatacacatggaatgtgttgttcaaaactaattaaaatgacatcacaagatttatatgaacatcaaaataaatgtctatttaataataataagaatgtataatacaaatgaaatgtcttaatacaagtatcctcattgGCATTTAAGGGCATAATCCTGATAAGGGCAACCTGCCCAATCAGAATCTAAGAAGGCATAAAGATTGAGTTTAGTGTGTGATGTAAGATCAAGTCTAAAAGTAATTGTCCCTTTGACATAATGCAAAATGCAGCGAGCCATTTTAAGATATGACTGATTAGGAGCATGTATAAATTGAGACACAAAATTGACACTAAAAGCGAGATCAGGTCGAGTGAGGATGAGATATTGGAGAGCGCCAACTATGTTACAAATTGGTGTAGGATCCGCAAGTGGAGCAGTATTGTGAAGTCCCTTGGTTTTAGCTTCAAGCGGTGTACGCATATGCTTGCAATGGACCATGCCACCTTTTTCAAGAATGGTAAGAGCATAGTGAGACTGAGACAAGTGCAACCAATCAAAAGTAAGTGTGATTTCTATACCAAGAAAGTGATGAATagggccaagatctttcatagcaaacttggtgtgtaagagttgaataaaaaaaagctaGAAGTTGTGAGCTTGAACCTATGAGaagcatatcatcaacataaaagaAGGATTAAAGTACCATGAGAGCAATGTAAAACAAATAAGGATGGATCAGCTAGACTACAAAAGAAACTATGCTTTAAAAGGAAAGTACTAAAACGATCGAACCAGGTACACGGTGCTTGTTTCAACCCATGAAGAGCTTGCCGAAGTTTGCACACATGGTCGGGGAAGTTGAAATCAATCATACATGGAAGTTGTTCCATGTAAATGTCCTCTGTAATTATACCATGGAGGAAAGCATTTTTAACATCTAATTGTTGAATATCCCAGTGTCGAACTAAAGCAAGACTGAGTACAAGACGTATGGTTCCAGGTTTGATGGCAGGCGAGAATGTGTCAATGTAATCAATACCATCAATTTGGTTGTAACACTTGGCAACCAAGCGTGCTTTTAAGCAATCAAGAGTTCCATCTGGTTTAAGTTTTGGTTTAAGATCCCATTTTAGATACAATGACATGCATGTTGGTATCGCGTGGAACAAGCTGCCAAGTATGATTGTAGTGAAATGCAAAAATTTCCTCTTGTATGGATGATCTCCAGCCATCATGACGACGAGCAGCTATAGCATATTTCGGTATCTGGGGAATTTCTTGTCCAACAACCATTACTGCATACTTAGGATTTGGTTTATATATGCCAACTTGAGAGCGAGTGACCATGAAATGGTGTTGAGGTTGGGATGGTTCAGGTTACTCAGACTCATTATGTGAAGGTTCGaaagaaatatattttacaATTGAGTTGGCTTGATCAGAGTTGAATGAGCTTGATTGGAGATGTCATCAGACAGTGTATTCAAATGTTCATGATTTGAAATAGAAGATGAGTATGTAGAGAGAGAGATGCAGCTACCATAGAATCAACAAGAGAGGTTTGTTGTTGCAATATTGGTGATGGAAGAGGTGGATCAAAAGCATATGATTCCTACAAAGATGAAGTATTATGAGAAAGGGGAAGAATAATCCAAGAATCAAAAATACTCATCCAATGGTCATTTGTAATATTGGAAGCATGAGTTTGCTGATTTTTAAAAGGAAACTTGGTcttattgacaaggtccccttgcgtatatcccgcaagtgcactggtttgtcgaagtaataatcccggatgagcgggtatcgaatccacagggagtagggaataaaaacacttaatctgcttcttagctatgtgaaagatcagtagtgataagtgtgacaatgattcaattctcaaaagtaaaaacaacaagtaacagagcacgagtaaaggaggaggtaaggcaatcgataaagatggggtacttggataatgctccgcctaggacaatcgttcaagtgcaataaccctctattatgcttcctaatcaatgcaatagtgagtcgtggaaatccttaaatacatagtcccaaatctaaggtcaactatgcctaactctatacatgttccggaggagagattagataacctctcaacctcgcactcgaatagagttgcaatgagctctagggattccaagtgataaatctcttcctaattatagacctaaccctttggtccaagtggaaggtccctaaccacgattaagccctagatactaagatcacctcaacgcttcactccgttgtacgcgcaactaagccccagcggagggtcatcccttagaccattcgctctattatggccgtaaagaactcgaggaacagaggtagaatctatcacgttagaggagaaaggggacgctcctgtacctctagactcaccctctcaaccctctccaacctagctttgtctaacgctcgtggtgtgtcactcactcacaaggatactaacaagaactctcaaccctagtgtcactctaagggaaatgttcatccattcaagcattcaaggttggaactcacaacaaacatcaattaattgaaagcataataaagagattcaatgaaacaaatacatcctagggttcacaaatacccaagtacccactaggggtttagctctccatggagctaagtacaatcaaagaaatagaatgtaaaagcaatgaatccatagagaaaccccctcgatagtcttgtcgatggtcttgtggaaagtcctctacttgtcgtccaaggatttccttgtccggtataggatacgcctcgacggaagctcccctaccaacattTTTCCTCAAGAATGACGATGTCgtagccatagaacctctccaaaaccttagccaatacctcttaaaaccctagccgaaaccctctctcaagttggggaaaagatggagaaaagaatgctgaaatcggggctgaaatcagctttaaatagggctggaatcgggcatccacacggtcctgtggagttttcacacgcccctgtggaatttccacacggacgtgggtaatttccacacgcccgtgtggattctctggaattgtgattttcggccggctgtgaacagtaactgctacagtgtttgctacattaccttgtttcacaaccctacctgcataaaagtaacataaaaacacatatattagtgtaaaaacccgagaaaagtaatgctcaacataaggaaagaacggttcgcattcatatcgcacaagcacttatcactcatcAAACACTACAAGAcgtgaaataataattttttatgtaaatgaTGGAAGCACTTATAGCCTTTATGTCGATAACTATAACTGATGAAAACATATGGAACAGTTTTTTGGATCGAATTTATTTTTGCGTGTATCCCATGTATATAGAAAACATTTAGAACCAAATACCCttagaaaagaataatttgGATGATTCCCTTGCAATTTGAAATAAAGAGTATTAGATTCAAGAGCAATTGATGGTAAacgattaataaaaaaaacaaccattGCAAATGCTTCTACCCACAAGTATAATGGAGTGCCATAGTGAAACAACATTGACATACCTAATTCGTTAATGATTCTATGATGACACTCAACCATACTTGATTGCTCCGCAGTGTGTGGACATGAAATTTGCTAAACAATTCCCTACGCTTGAAAATGAGAACTAAGCCTTGTATTAAGAAATTCACCACCACCATcgaaatgaaatattttaattttttttgtcaaactGGCTAGCAACATACTGTTCAAAAGCCAAGTATATATCAACAAAAGTAGATTTTGTctttaaagaaataaacaaaatatagcGCGAAAAATAATCAACAATACAAGTATAGTAACGAAAATTTCCAAGAGATAAAACTGGTAATGGACCCAACAAATCACAATGTACTTtatgaaaaatagataaactaaaattatcagaagaagaaagaggcaaTTTACTATGCTTAGCTAATTGGCAACTATCAAAAGAGACTGTGATGACTTATTAGATCCTTGAACATCAATTAGACCCTTTTGTTGAAGCAACCTAAGAGTAGATGTTTGAGGATGTCCTAGTCACTTATGCCAAAACTCTATAGTGCCTGATTTGAACCTATGCGAGAAATGTAATTCATGTGGACTCGAGATAACATATATATCACTGTTTCATTGTCCCGTCATCATTTTGTAACATGTCTCCCTTTCCTTAACACAAAAATCCACATTAGAAAATTCACAATTTATAGGATAATTGTCCATCAATTGACTAACAGATAACAAATTCCTATTTAGATTTGGTACATGTAGAACATCTTTTAAAGATAGAATTTGATTACCTCTTTTAATCCTAGCATCACCAATAGACTTAATATCTAATAGAGAGTTATTTCCTATGAGTACGAAATCATTACCAAAATATggacatatatttttttagcatacTAGCATTACCTATCATGTGTTGAGAGGCTCCCGTATTAGATGTCTATTCAGTATCAAAAACTATGTTGTCAAGGATAAGTGCAGCTAATGCCTTTAGAATTTCATCTTGATGCACATGCTTAGATAGATGCCAACATATTTTTGCAATATGTCCCATTACTCCACATATTTGACAAGTTTCATTTCGATACATCTCTCTTTCTACTGATGTCATTCGGAGTTGTCTTGGTGGAGGTGGTATGCAATTTCCTAcatctttcttgttgttgttgtgactTGCTTGTATGTCGAAGTTGTTGTTACCTTGATTGTTGAGATTTTGATTATGTGCTTGAAAACCGCGACCATTGGAATTAAAACTATTTTGAGACCGCAATGGGTAGAACCAGATTTGTGCTATTGTATATAAAAGCAAGCTGATGAGTTGATGTATTGGTAGTAAACCAAGTTTGACGTTGCTTATAGCCTTGTAACAAAGGCACCAGTTCAATGTAGAATGGACTTGGTGGTTTTAACATGGTTGTTGTAAAGGATTCATACTTTGGTCCTAGACttgtgagttgagaaaaaatcTTAACTTTGTCATATACTGGGCTTCTGTTATGAATTCTACTAATCAAATCAACATAACAACAAGATCAAAGAATTCACACAATAGTTCTCAATTTCTCAAGCAACAAGCTCCAATTAATTGAGAAATCTAGCTTCAAATCAACATAAATGAGTTTCTAATCACAATTCAACTGAACAAACTCAATATCAAGCCAAGAAACTCCAACAATGTTTCAGAATTCAGTAATTCAAACTACCAAAATCACAGAACAAAGATCTACAGAAATGAAAtggaaaacaagaacaaaagttGGGAATCTCTTCCCTCCTGTGCTGATCGCCGGAGAAGATTACCGGAGACTCAGATCCAGGCCCAAACCTCTCTTCAACTTCGCTGCCTTATTCCTTCATTTTCCTCTCCTTTTATAGTCCTCTTCAACTGATGACTCTCTTGGCCAATCTACTCTTGTCCTCTTGCCTCGTCAGCATAACTAACTCTCACCTAAACCAATAACATCATCTCCTGTAGCCATCTCGACGGGTGTAATATAATCCGTGAGTCTTGTGCTTCgcatcttctttcttttactttgacAGACAACTGGCAAAGATGCCTCCACGTCAGCCTTCAACATAACTAAATCATCATCCTTGCTCCTTTGCACGTGCCTCCCAGAAATTAAATCCTTTGCCGCCCATCTTTCTCCCgccatcttcttctctttcacAACAATACCCCCTTCCCCCCAAATCAATCTGAACCTTATCCTCAAGGTTCATGTCAGGAAACAAGTTCTAAAATTGACCCATATCTTCCTAGGAAGAATCATTCCCAGAAGAATCATCCCATTGTACCAACACTTGAGCAACTGGATGCTCATCCTAAATTAACATTCTCTTTTGCAGAACAGCCCGAGGTTGCAATATAGGACCATGATCATTGGTTAAAAATGGTAATGGAAATTAGCCTTTTGAGATAATGGATTACCTTCACATTTCTTTAAGAgagaaacatggaaaacagGATGAATTTTAGCCTCTAACGGTAACTTCAATTTGTAAGCAACCTGACCAATTTTCCTTTCAATTTGGAAAGGTCCATAATATCTCATAGCCAGTTTAAAATTCTTGCGCAATGCCACAGAATGTTGGTGATAAGGCTGAAGCTTGACAAACACCCATTGTCCTTTAGTAAAAGAAATTTCAATTCTCTTTTTATCAGCAAAAGACTTCATGCGTGCGTGAGCATgcaataaattttgtttcaacTGTGCCAGTACTCTATCTCTTTGTTGTTAAAGGAATGCTATATCTGGAGGGTCATGATCATTAGCATAATATGTAATCAAAGAAGGAGGATCTTTTCCATAAACAATCTTGAATGGGGACATTGCTGCACTACATTGAAAGGCTGTGTTATACCAGAATTGAGTCCAAGGTAATAGATTAATCCAATTCCTTAGATTTTCAGCAACAAAACATCTGAGATAAAGCTCAACACATTTATTTAAGGCTTCTGTTTATCCATCCGTCTGCGGATAATAAGCCGAAGAAAAAGATAATGTAGTGCCCATTGCATGAAACAAATGTTTCCAAAATTTGCTAATGAAGACTCTGTCTCTATCTGTAACAATAGTCTTTGGTACTCCATGTAGTTTGATGATGTTATGAATAAATGCTTCTGCAACTGTATCACTAGAAAAGTTAGTCTTTAAAGGAATAAAGTGCCCAAACTTTGATAGTCTGTCAATAACCACCATAATCACAGTAAATCCCATTGATTTTGGTAAACCAATGATAAAGTCCATAGCAATGTCTTCCCAAATCCTTTGAGGAATTGGAAGTGGTTGTAAAAGCCCTCCAGGATGCGTGTGATCAATCTTGGCCTGTTGACATATCAAACAAAGTTTCACAAATTCAGCTACATCTTTGCGCAAATTCCTCTAATAGAATTGAGATGCAATTCTCATAAAAGTCCTAAGAGACCCAGCATGACCTCCCAACTTTGTTGCATGGAATTCTTctaataattgttgttttagATGATCATTCTGAGGAACCACAATTCTGTTGTCATACCATAacatttgttgcttccaagaaaATTTAGGATCAACCTGATGCCCTTGCTTGATGGCATTAATAATGTCTACACATTGTGTATCCTCTAGCTGTAATTCCTGAATTTGAGACAACAATGTACATTGTAATAAAGATAAAGGCAATAATTGACACCGAGATAAAGCATCAGCAGGAATGTTATCTCGACCCAGTTTATATTCTATAGTAAAATCATACCCAAGGAGCTTAGGTAACGACCTTTGTTGTTCTGGTGTCTGTATTGTCTGCTGACACAAATGCTTGAGTGCCTGTTGGTATATTCTAATAATCAGCTTATGCCCCATCAAATAGTGATGAAATTTAGCCATAGATTCTGTCACTGCATACAACTCTCGAACATAAGCAGACTGTTTTTGCATATAAGATGTCAATTTTCTGGAAAAATAAGCCACCGGATGATTTTTTTTGACTTAGAACTGCTCCAATACCTCCCCCAAATGCATCTGTTTCTAAGACAAATGGTTTAGAGATATCAGGCAACCTCAAAACAGGAGCAGAAGTAATGGTTGTCTTCAATTGATGAAAAGCATCTTCTGCCAATTCAGACCATTTGAAACTATCTTTCTTTAACAACTCAGTGAGAGGATGTGGTTTGGAAGCATAATTGTGgataaaccttctgtaataACCACTAAGACAAAGAAATCCCCTTGGACTTGTCCATGTGTACACcctcaacaaaaacaacatggCCTAAATACTCAATTTGTTGCAACCCAAAATTGCACTTGGAGTATTTAGCATAAAGTTGATTCTCAGCCAATGTAAGTAACACTGTCTCCAAATGAATTAAATGACTTTTCCAATCACTACTATAGACCAATATGTcatcaaagaaaatcaatacgAACCTTCTCATTGCAAATTGAAAAATGGCATTCATCAATGCTTGCAAAGTAGCTGGAGCATTTGATAAACCAAATGGCATTACCAACCATTGGAAATGCCCGTGGTGAGTTCTAAATGCTGTTTTAAATCTGTCTTCTGGCTGTAATAACACCTAATGGTAGCCAGATCTCAGATCCAATTTAGAGAAATACTTGGCACCATGAAGTTCATCCAATAATTCGTCTACTGCAAGAATTGGATAAGAATCCTTGATGGTAATAGCATTAAGAGCCCGATAATCCGTGCAAAATCTCCAAGTACTATCCTTCTTCTTTACTAACAACacaggagaagaaaaagggctATTATTATGCTCTATTAATCCATCATTTAGCATTTGACTCACCATTTCCTCAATTTCAGACTTCTGACTGTGAGGATATCTATATGGCCTGACCTTCAGTGGTTCTGAATTGGGCTTCAAAGGAATTATGTGGTTGCAAAATATGGATGGAGGAAGACTCATTGGAATAGAGAACACTCCTTGGTATTTTAGTAATAACTTCTGCAAATCCTCAAGCATCTCTGTAGGTAATTGTAACTGTGGATCAGATTTTACCAATGAAAACAATTTGTCCTGGTCTTCCAGAACATTAATATCCTCAACTTCAGCAGTAACTTGATAACACTCAGCAATTGCTTTTGTAGAACTCATCCTATATAACTGATGAATAGAAGTAGCCTGTGGGCCTACAATGTTGTCTCCTACCAGTGTTGCAAACTTAGTACCACAATAAAATTGTAATAACAGTGAACTATAATCCACAATATGAGGACCAAGTGTTGCCAACCAAGCTGCACCAAGAATTATTTCTGCCCCAGCCATAGGTAACAAATAAGCAGGAAATTTCAACTCACATCCCTGAATATGAACTTTTAATTCTTGAACCAACCCTTCAACCTGTAAAGAATTTCCATCACCAACTAACACTTTAAAAGGTCATGTAGGTTGAATGTCGAGCTGCAGGAATTTAGCTATTCGAGGCTAAATGAAATTGTCATCACTCCCTCCATCAAGTAAAACTTTTACTGGATGACCATTAATTGATCCTGTGAATCGCATAGTCCCCGATGCAACAACACTATTCATGGCATTAAGGGATGATTTGGGACTCAATTCTTCTGTAGAATCACTGCATGCCAACTCCACCACAAAATCAGCATTATCTGGATCATCACTATCAGGTACTACCTTACTCCAATGTAATAACAACAACTTCTTATTCTGGCACTTGTGAGTAGGAGAATACTTTTCATCACAATTAAAACATAGCCCTTTGGCTTTTCTCAATTGCATTTCATTAAAACTAATATTCTTAAATGGATGAGAATTGCTACTAGGCATGGCAGGCGATGCATTAATAGCAGTATGCCCTCCTTACAATAACACTTTTTGCCCTGATGCCTAAACTTTGCCTGCAGAATTGAATGAATTGATGTCTGGGCTATAAGAAGATTTTTTAACAGTCAGCTTCTGTGTCACAGGATATTTATCCTCATACAACCTTGCCAAACTTGCTGCCTTAGAGACACttgtatgttttaattgaaCAATATCTCTCTGAATATCCTTTTTTAACCCACTGAGAaaacaatataacaaaattGATGGTGGAATTCCATCAATTCGATTAGCTAAGGTTTTGAACTGAGAATAGTAATTTGCCACTGTATCCTCTTGCATCAATTTGAAAAATGTAAATTCAGGACTGTCAAACAATGATGGCCCATAAGCTTTTTGTAAAGCATCAACCAAATCTGCCCAAGTAGTGACCTTGCCTTCCTTTTCCAACATTTGATACCATGGAGCTACTGCCCCATCAAAATGAATAGAAGCTATTTCAAGTCTTTCACTATCAGAAATCTTATAATACTTGAAAAATTGTTCAGCTCTGTAAATCCAATTCAACACTTCTTCACCATCAAACCTAGGAAAATCCAATTTAGCAGATCTAGTCCGGAAAGGCTAAGATTTATTGAATTCCGTGTCCTCCCTCATAGTTTGATTATTCTCCATGGAACCCACAGTATTAGAGACTATCTGAGcattaataaattttgaaatgctTTGCAATGACATCTCAAGCAATTTAACCCGATCATCCCTTTGTTCCATGGCTGCTAACAGCCTCTCCTCCCTTTGATCCATCATAGTCATCATATTATCAATCTTAACTGCAAGATCTTTCACAGCCATGATTGAAAACCAATTGGACAaaatgaaagcaccaaattgTTATGAATTCTACTGatcaaatcaacaaaacaaCCAGATCAAAGAATTCACACAATAGTTCTCAATTTCTCAAGCAACAAGCTCCAATTAATTGAGAAATCAAGCTTCAAATCAACAGAAATGAGTTTCTAATCACAATTCAACTGAACAAACTCAATATCAAGCCAAGAAACTCCAACAATGTTTcagaattaattaattcaaactaCCAAAATCACAGAACAAAGATCTGCAGAAATGAAAtggaaaacaagaacaaaagttGGGAATCTCTTCCCTCCTGTGCTGATCGCCGGAGAAGATCACCGGAGACTCGGATCCAGGCCCAAACCTCTCTTCAACTTCACTGCCTCATTCCTTCATTCTCCTCTCCTTTTATAGTCCTCTTCAACTGACGACTCTCTTGGCCAATCTACTCGTCTTCTTGCCTCGTCAGCATAACTAACTCTCACCTGAACCAATAACATCATCTCCTGTAGCCATCTCGACGGGTGTAATATAACCCACGAGTCTTGTGCTTcacatcttctttcttttactttgacGGACAGCTGGCAAAGATGCCTCCACGTCAGCCTTCAACATAACTAAATCATCATCCTTGCTCCTTTGCACGTGCCTCCCAGAAATTAAATCCATTGCCGCCCACCTTTCTCCCGCCATCTTCCTCTCTTTCACAACAGCTTCCTATTGCTGCTAAGTTGTCACGGATGCTTTTGAACTTGCGAACATGTTCACCAATGGTGACGTTGTCGTCTTTACAAAGATATGTCAATTGTTGACGAAGAGTGAATTCTCTTTCTTGAAAGTCTTGAGCATAGGCTTCTTTAAGAGCATCCCAAACAGATTTGCTGGTATCTTGGCCAATGACAAGACCAAGTACTTCTTCAGACAGAGTGCCAATAAGCCATCCATGAAGAAGTCGATCTAAATTTCTCCATGTTGTGATTTTGTTAGTTGCTTATGTAGAGTCATCTGTGGTTGTTGAATCTATTGTTGGTTTAGCTGTTTCACCGGTGAGATGCCAAatcaagtcttgactttctgCTAATGCTAAAGCTTGCTCTCGCCAGAGTGGATAATTGTCTTGTTTTAATTTGAGAGTGATGAAGTTGCTAACATTGTGAGAGAGAGAACTCATTTTGTGTGTTATTGCTCACAGTGTCTCTGATACCAAGAAGAAATCTCATGTAAAAACtgcacttatttttttaatgaacgtGAGCAACAAAGAGAGCTTGTACATCATATTTATACTAAAACAAACTAAATGAGATAAACATTGGCTAGAATCAAACTAGAACTATCTCTTTGATTCTGATTGAGCTGTACTAAGTCAATCCTATCACCAAGGATATCTCTACTGATTGGTTATGAGGATCACATGCATCCTTATCACTCCGAATTATCCTCTGCTTACTCTATTGGTGGATCAGTTGTGGTAATAATTGGCAGGCTCTTTTGCATGCATATTGGCATTTCTTAATAGTGCTAGGTTACCGTCCTAgtttaaagtttattttttccttttgactAGGATATAAgctatatataaattatcatcCATGACTTCaagtatataattaatataaaatttactaATATAAGAGGACATCTGATTCTGCCAATATAAGTATGTTTCCCTGAATTGTCAAAATTATGcatgacaaacaagaaaacaaaaggatacaaactgtttttttaaaacaatatgaGTGTCTTTTTTCCAAAGAACCAATCCATTGcctttctattatttatttacaaataagCCCAAGGAATCAGAGTGCCTTgggattataaaaaatatttagttgcTAATCT contains:
- the LOC120284012 gene encoding uncharacterized protein LOC120284012, which gives rise to MAGDHPYKRKFLHFTTIILGSLFHAIPTCMSLYLKWDLKPKLKPDGTLDCLKARLVAKCYNQIDGIDYIDTFSPAIKPGTIRLVLSLALVRHWDIQQLDVKNAFLHGIITEDIYMEQLPCMIDFNFPDHSHYALTILEKGGMVHCKHMRTPLEAKTKGLHNTAPLADPTPICNIVGALQYLILTRPDLAFSVNFVSQFIHAPNQSYLKMARCILHYVKGTITFRLDLTSHTKLNLYAFLDSDWAGCPYQDYALKCQ